The following are encoded together in the Aerococcus mictus genome:
- the cbiQ gene encoding cobalt ECF transporter T component CbiQ, which produces MGIDRYTYQSKWAKKSGKFKFAFWLLGILVAFSGWNSLEVVYTLLIMTLTLYLVPIRLRTYLNLYIGPVLFLAFSSLALLVSVSQEPALFSWSLSLGDYYLGLLSGQFSYTLTLIIRALTAITVTFLFTLTTPLKQILQLMKQAHIPYVVIELVLLMYRFIFVLLDDVVVVYQAQNLRYGYSHPRVSIHSLALLAKVVFERSLYRFTEMTDTLDLKLYQDEFYLD; this is translated from the coding sequence ATGGGGATTGATCGTTATACCTATCAATCCAAGTGGGCTAAGAAGTCCGGCAAGTTTAAGTTTGCTTTTTGGCTCTTGGGGATTCTAGTGGCCTTTTCGGGGTGGAATAGCTTAGAAGTGGTCTATACCCTCCTGATCATGACTCTTACCCTCTATCTGGTGCCTATTAGGCTAAGGACCTACCTGAATTTATATATTGGTCCGGTTCTGTTTTTGGCCTTTTCTAGCCTGGCCTTGTTGGTGTCTGTTAGCCAAGAGCCCGCTCTTTTTTCCTGGTCCTTATCACTGGGAGATTATTACCTGGGGCTGTTAAGTGGTCAGTTTTCCTATACCTTGACCCTAATTATTAGGGCTTTGACAGCGATCACGGTGACTTTTTTATTTACCCTGACTACGCCACTAAAGCAGATCTTACAATTGATGAAGCAAGCCCACATCCCTTATGTGGTGATTGAATTGGTCCTCTTGATGTACCGTTTTATCTTTGTCCTCTTAGACGATGTGGTGGTGGTCTACCAGGCCCAAAACTTGCGCTATGGCTACTCCCACCCTAGAGTGTCTATTCATTCCCTGGCCTTACTGGCTAAGGTAGTTTTCGAGCGGTCATTGTATCGCTTTACGGAAATGACTGACACCTTAGATTTGAAACTCTACCAGGATGAATTTTACCTGGATTAG
- a CDS encoding ABC transporter permease: MSLKQKIVSAVLLLAIGLFLVIPSPDYFQTDMTNVLAPVSTDHWLGTDHLGRDVLALMQAGTIRTLIVVVVGGSLSLVLGSTLGILAGYYGGSLKKAILLVAQSLLILPSFIMALIITALIGLSPLSAGLVLGIGAMGNYIFQVAALSEELKASEFILSLRKLGLSDFRLIKDHLGKNLQPYILTNLANRLSGMVLSYAGLAFIGLGTDLVQPDWGTLLYDYRLYVFERPLLVLAPTLAIFILAVLFQALFDRQALLER, translated from the coding sequence ATGTCGCTTAAGCAGAAAATTGTCAGTGCCGTCCTGCTCCTAGCCATAGGACTATTCTTAGTCATCCCCTCACCCGATTATTTTCAAACCGATATGACCAATGTCCTAGCCCCCGTCTCTACCGACCACTGGCTAGGAACGGACCATCTCGGCCGCGATGTCTTAGCCCTCATGCAGGCAGGCACCATCCGTACCCTCATCGTTGTTGTAGTGGGCGGCTCCTTATCTTTAGTTTTAGGATCGACTCTAGGTATCCTGGCTGGTTACTACGGTGGCAGCTTAAAGAAGGCCATTCTCCTCGTCGCCCAATCACTTTTGATTTTACCCAGCTTTATCATGGCCCTAATCATTACTGCCCTCATCGGCCTCAGCCCACTCAGCGCCGGCCTTGTTCTTGGCATCGGAGCCATGGGAAATTATATCTTCCAAGTCGCTGCCCTGAGTGAAGAGTTAAAGGCCAGTGAATTTATCCTTAGTCTCAGAAAACTCGGTCTCTCTGATTTTCGCCTGATTAAGGACCATCTCGGTAAAAACTTACAGCCTTATATTCTTACCAATTTAGCTAACCGCCTGAGTGGCATGGTCTTATCCTACGCGGGACTTGCCTTTATCGGACTAGGCACGGACCTGGTCCAACCTGACTGGGGCACCTTACTCTACGACTACCGTCTCTATGTCTTTGAACGACCACTACTGGTATTAGCACCAACCTTAGCCATCTTTATTTTAGCGGTCCTCTTTCAAGCCCTCTTTGACCGTCAAGCCCTCTTGGAAAGGTGA
- a CDS encoding ABC transporter ATP-binding protein, with product MKQSPLLTINQLSVAIQGQSYVKDLSLKIYPGQRLGLVGPSGAGKSLTAKAIMHFIHQGDLEIRGEIIYQGLGNLLDLPTKEAQKILPQEIAVIQQEALDSLNPHYTIAAQLELIMEQFQAEVPKADYPKVFQQVLEQVNLSQTDQVLAAKPAQLSGGMKQRVVIAMALLQKPKLILADEPTTALDQANQVSFVRLIKALSEKEEIAVLFISHNLELVSQLCSDIVIIDQGRTIESNTTKALFNHPKAPTTKRLVQSADYRKQASQNFQSQLPQAAQPLLRTEHLSLTYPGAHNPVLQDVNLELYPGEFVGLVGPSGSGKSSLAKLVTGLYPPSQGTIYLNGKALAPEQLSDFQAIQMIFQNPYQAFDPTYKMLVNLRELEKIPWVKARYASQAAFYERINHLAQHLHISEDLMDKYPRQLSGGQSQRFAILRILLTQCPVIVADEIFSALDYDIALELVQLLKDLRDKQSFTLLFISHDLAMVKILCQRIYQIEDGKVIAQ from the coding sequence ATGAAACAAAGTCCACTATTAACCATCAACCAACTAAGTGTCGCTATCCAGGGCCAAAGCTATGTCAAGGACCTCTCCCTAAAAATCTACCCCGGACAACGCTTAGGCCTAGTGGGGCCTTCCGGTGCCGGTAAAAGCCTCACTGCCAAGGCAATCATGCACTTTATTCACCAAGGTGACCTTGAGATCCGTGGGGAAATTATTTATCAAGGGCTAGGGAACTTACTCGACTTACCCACAAAGGAAGCCCAAAAAATCCTGCCCCAAGAAATTGCCGTCATCCAGCAAGAGGCCTTGGATAGTCTCAATCCTCACTATACCATTGCCGCTCAGTTAGAGCTAATCATGGAGCAATTTCAAGCCGAAGTGCCCAAAGCAGACTATCCTAAAGTATTTCAACAGGTGCTAGAACAAGTGAATTTAAGCCAGACCGACCAGGTTTTAGCCGCCAAACCTGCCCAACTTTCTGGGGGAATGAAACAACGAGTGGTCATCGCCATGGCTCTCTTACAAAAGCCTAAATTAATCTTAGCCGACGAACCTACCACCGCCCTAGACCAGGCTAACCAAGTCAGCTTTGTTCGCTTGATCAAGGCCCTCAGTGAAAAGGAAGAAATCGCTGTCCTTTTTATCAGTCATAACTTAGAACTGGTCAGCCAACTCTGCTCGGATATTGTCATTATTGACCAGGGAAGAACGATTGAAAGTAATACCACCAAGGCTCTCTTTAACCACCCTAAAGCACCGACCACCAAGCGGCTGGTGCAAAGTGCGGACTACCGCAAGCAAGCCAGCCAAAATTTCCAAAGCCAGCTGCCTCAAGCTGCTCAACCGCTCTTACGGACTGAGCATTTAAGCCTGACTTATCCCGGGGCCCACAACCCGGTCCTCCAAGACGTCAATCTTGAACTCTATCCGGGAGAATTTGTCGGTTTAGTCGGCCCCTCAGGTTCGGGAAAATCTAGCCTAGCTAAATTAGTCACTGGGCTCTATCCGCCCAGCCAAGGTACAATCTACTTGAATGGTAAGGCCCTCGCCCCAGAGCAGCTCAGTGATTTTCAAGCCATTCAGATGATCTTTCAAAATCCCTACCAAGCCTTTGACCCCACTTATAAAATGCTTGTGAACCTTAGGGAACTGGAGAAGATTCCTTGGGTCAAAGCCCGTTATGCCTCACAAGCAGCTTTCTACGAGCGGATCAACCACCTGGCCCAGCACCTACATATCAGCGAGGACCTTATGGATAAATACCCCCGCCAACTCTCCGGCGGTCAGAGTCAACGTTTCGCCATTCTGCGCATTCTCTTGACCCAATGTCCTGTTATTGTGGCTGATGAAATCTTTTCCGCCTTAGATTATGACATTGCCTTAGAATTGGTTCAATTACTGAAAGACTTACGAGACAAGCAAAGTTTTACCTTACTCTTTATCTCCCACGACCTGGCCATGGTAAAAATCCTCTGCCAGCGTATTTATCAGATTGAAGACGGCAAAGTCATTGCCCAATAA
- a CDS encoding ABC transporter permease, translated as MKLKTLYQALGFLFIMSLFAFFISRLIPGDPASLYLESKQLAQSPENIALINEEFGLDRSLMVQYFQWISHFIQGDWGTSFYSSQPIRQEIFNRLPASLMVGLGGVLLAMLGSFYLGFLASLPGYGFWDKVSRALSLISQAIPSFILIIIFIQITSVRLRWFKFYTEESPLAIVFAVIVVAFYQIGPLSRIVCRHFEATQKESYLKALLLRGLPLKQALGKYAWQDALYGLLASSLAQMSWVIGGTAIVEYSFGIAGISNYLVTSMQRRDYLVIQAYIMVVGIWMLIIRLIFRWLMNRLRKETSYVA; from the coding sequence ATGAAATTAAAAACGCTCTATCAAGCACTCGGCTTCCTCTTTATCATGAGTCTCTTTGCCTTCTTCATCTCCCGACTTATTCCAGGCGACCCAGCAAGCTTGTACTTAGAATCTAAGCAGCTGGCCCAAAGCCCGGAAAATATCGCCTTAATCAATGAAGAATTTGGCTTAGACCGTTCACTCATGGTTCAGTATTTCCAGTGGATTAGTCACTTTATTCAAGGCGACTGGGGGACTTCCTTCTACTCCAGCCAGCCCATCCGTCAAGAAATCTTTAACCGCCTGCCGGCCTCCTTAATGGTCGGCTTAGGCGGGGTTTTATTAGCGATGCTAGGAAGCTTCTACTTAGGCTTCCTAGCATCGCTTCCTGGTTATGGCTTCTGGGATAAAGTAAGCCGAGCACTATCCCTAATCTCCCAGGCCATTCCCAGCTTTATTTTAATTATTATTTTTATCCAAATCACTAGTGTCCGCCTGCGCTGGTTTAAGTTCTATACTGAGGAGAGCCCCTTGGCCATTGTCTTTGCCGTCATAGTGGTCGCTTTCTACCAAATCGGGCCACTCTCACGCATTGTCTGCCGCCATTTCGAAGCCACTCAAAAGGAAAGCTATCTTAAAGCCCTCCTATTGCGGGGACTGCCTTTAAAGCAGGCCTTGGGTAAATACGCTTGGCAAGATGCCCTCTACGGACTCTTAGCCAGTTCGCTGGCACAAATGTCTTGGGTCATTGGCGGGACCGCTATTGTCGAATACTCCTTTGGCATTGCCGGCATCTCCAATTACCTGGTCACCAGTATGCAAAGGCGGGACTACTTAGTCATCCAAGCCTATATTATGGTGGTAGGCATTTGGATGCTTATCATCCGTTTAATCTTTCGCTGGTTGATGAATCGATTAAGAAAGGAGACTTCCTATGTCGCTTAA
- a CDS encoding energy-coupling factor ABC transporter ATP-binding protein — translation MLSVKHLSFAYQGHTVFEDISYDFSKGQVIGLMGANGTGKTTLMRILTGLIPVEKGMVLFQGQPLSYKKKALYQLRQAVNMVFQDPNQQLFYPTVQDDVAFALHNLKRDPAEIKDRVASALKALAIDHLASRPIQTLSYGQKKRVALAGILVIQPAMILLDEPTVGLDPAGVKDLTKIIQDLVKQGHRFLISSHDMAFLYQLCDQYLAIADKGIVAQGDSEAVFKSQAFMESIGLELPWQVRLLDE, via the coding sequence ATGTTAAGTGTCAAACACCTATCTTTTGCCTACCAAGGGCATACCGTATTTGAAGATATTTCTTATGATTTTTCCAAGGGCCAGGTGATCGGTCTGATGGGGGCCAATGGGACCGGAAAGACCACCCTGATGCGGATTTTAACTGGTCTGATTCCGGTGGAGAAAGGGATGGTGCTCTTCCAAGGCCAACCCCTCTCCTATAAGAAGAAGGCCCTCTACCAACTTCGCCAAGCGGTCAATATGGTCTTTCAAGACCCCAACCAACAGCTCTTTTACCCCACGGTTCAAGACGATGTGGCCTTTGCCCTCCATAATTTAAAGCGCGACCCGGCTGAAATAAAAGACCGGGTGGCGAGTGCCCTCAAGGCCCTGGCGATCGATCACTTGGCTAGCCGCCCGATTCAAACTCTTTCCTATGGGCAAAAGAAGCGGGTGGCTTTGGCGGGAATTTTAGTGATCCAGCCCGCTATGATCCTCTTGGATGAACCCACTGTGGGGCTAGACCCGGCTGGGGTGAAAGACCTGACTAAAATCATCCAAGACTTGGTCAAACAGGGCCATCGTTTCTTGATCTCAAGCCATGACATGGCCTTTCTCTACCAGCTCTGTGACCAATATTTGGCCATCGCTGATAAGGGCATTGTGGCCCAAGGGGATAGTGAGGCGGTCTTTAAGTCCCAGGCCTTTATGGAAAGTATTGGCCTAGAACTCCCCTGGCAAGTCCGACTCCTCGACGAGTAA
- a CDS encoding helix-turn-helix domain-containing protein — translation MILADKILHLRKQAGWSQEELAQQLNVSRQSISKWERAEAIPDLEKILDLARIFGVTTDYLIKDELDQVDYSAGDEGPLEAGLPKLSIEEANAFIAARLKGAHRLALGAFLCILAGVPITVLGILSEGQGWFHVQGQISILGISLTLAIVAIAVALFVKNSQDLKAYQFICEGQFTPAYGVSGLASEGLKRYQASYQRGLVLGISFCILSGIPLLWGSISEENTSLALGFTLTLVLVALGVYQLVKVISRRNTFRYLLQDEDLLGERGDRELDDQIDRYMEIYWPLVLAIYLGYSFWTHDWGRSWIIFPVAGLLSAVLENLLKVVLKD, via the coding sequence ATGATTTTAGCCGACAAGATTTTACATTTGAGGAAACAGGCAGGCTGGTCCCAAGAAGAACTGGCCCAACAATTAAATGTTTCCCGGCAATCGATTTCTAAATGGGAGCGGGCCGAAGCTATTCCCGATTTAGAGAAAATATTAGACCTTGCCCGAATTTTTGGAGTGACCACCGATTATCTGATTAAAGATGAATTAGACCAAGTAGACTATAGTGCGGGTGATGAGGGTCCCTTAGAGGCTGGCCTCCCCAAACTATCGATTGAAGAAGCCAATGCTTTTATCGCTGCTCGCTTGAAAGGGGCCCATAGGTTAGCTTTGGGTGCTTTCCTCTGTATCCTAGCTGGGGTCCCGATCACGGTTTTGGGGATATTAAGTGAAGGCCAGGGTTGGTTTCATGTCCAGGGTCAAATATCGATTCTCGGGATCTCCTTGACCTTGGCTATTGTAGCCATTGCCGTCGCCCTGTTTGTAAAGAATAGCCAAGACTTAAAAGCCTACCAATTCATTTGTGAGGGACAATTTACCCCAGCTTATGGGGTCAGTGGCTTGGCCAGTGAAGGGCTCAAACGCTACCAAGCCTCCTACCAGCGGGGCTTAGTTTTAGGGATCTCCTTTTGTATCTTGTCGGGGATCCCGCTCCTATGGGGGTCGATTAGTGAAGAAAATACCTCTCTGGCTCTGGGCTTCACTTTGACCCTTGTCCTTGTTGCTTTGGGCGTCTATCAACTCGTCAAGGTAATCAGCCGCAGAAACACTTTCCGCTACCTCTTACAAGATGAAGACTTGCTAGGCGAACGTGGCGACCGGGAGCTGGACGATCAAATTGATCGTTATATGGAAATTTACTGGCCCTTGGTCCTGGCCATCTACCTGGGCTATAGTTTTTGGACCCATGACTGGGGTCGGTCCTGGATCATCTTCCCAGTCGCGGGACTCCTCAGTGCAGTCCTAGAAAATCTGCTGAAAGTAGTTTTGAAAGATTAA
- the mnmG gene encoding tRNA uridine-5-carboxymethylaminomethyl(34) synthesis enzyme MnmG gives MKTFEAGSFDVIVVGAGHAGCEAALASARMGMETLLVTIDINMVAFMPCNPSIGGPAKGVVVREIDALGGEMGKNIDKTYIQMRMLNTGKGPAVRALRAQADKEAYAREMRRTVERQEGLTLRQGIVDDLVVEDGVCRGVITQTGALYRSKATILTMGTSARGEIIIGELKYSAGPNNSQPALNLTKNLAEKYGFDITRFKTGTPPRVDKKTVDFSKMEIQPGSAEPNHFSFMTPDENYIPVSEQVPCHLTFTNAKTHELIRANLDRAPMFTGIVEGVGARYCPSIEDKIVRFADKPKHQLFLEPEGRDNEEIYLQGLSTSLPEDVQIEMVHSITGMEKAQIIRDGYAIEYDVVRPSQLKATFETKAIENLYTAGQTNGTSGYEEAAGQGLYAGINAVLKIQGKEAFILGRDEAYIGVLVDDLVTKGTTEPYRLLTSRAEYRLLLRHDNADWRLTEKGYEIGLVTEDRYQAFKAHQAAVNEELDRLEHTRLKPSDDLQAYLESKGSSRLKDGILASELLRRPELSIDDILKFAPGDKDLGHKVYEEVAVAIKYAGYIEKAQKQVKRLRKMEGKLIPEDIDYSQIEGLATEAKDRLSTIEPRTLAQASRVSGVNPADVSILAVYLESATVTKKDETTGTKGRKNS, from the coding sequence ATGAAGACTTTTGAAGCGGGAAGCTTTGATGTCATTGTGGTTGGTGCTGGACATGCAGGTTGTGAAGCGGCCCTAGCCAGTGCCCGGATGGGAATGGAAACCTTACTGGTCACTATTGATATTAATATGGTGGCCTTTATGCCATGTAACCCCTCGATTGGTGGACCCGCCAAGGGGGTCGTGGTGAGAGAGATTGACGCCTTGGGTGGCGAAATGGGTAAGAATATTGATAAGACCTATATCCAAATGCGGATGCTCAATACCGGGAAGGGGCCGGCTGTTCGCGCTTTGCGGGCCCAAGCCGATAAGGAAGCTTATGCCCGGGAAATGCGCCGGACGGTGGAAAGACAGGAAGGCTTGACCCTCCGCCAAGGAATTGTTGATGACCTGGTGGTAGAAGATGGGGTCTGCCGGGGTGTCATTACTCAAACCGGGGCTCTCTACCGGTCTAAAGCTACCATTTTGACTATGGGGACCAGTGCTCGGGGCGAAATTATTATCGGTGAATTAAAGTATTCCGCCGGGCCTAATAACTCCCAACCCGCTCTCAATTTAACCAAAAATTTAGCCGAAAAATATGGTTTCGATATTACCCGCTTTAAGACAGGAACCCCGCCTCGGGTGGATAAGAAGACCGTCGACTTCTCTAAGATGGAAATCCAACCCGGTAGCGCAGAACCTAACCATTTTTCCTTTATGACTCCTGACGAGAATTATATTCCCGTTTCTGAACAAGTGCCCTGCCATCTCACCTTTACCAATGCCAAAACCCATGAATTGATTCGGGCTAATTTGGACCGGGCGCCTATGTTTACTGGGATTGTAGAAGGAGTCGGGGCGCGCTACTGTCCTTCTATTGAAGACAAGATTGTCCGCTTCGCTGATAAGCCTAAGCATCAACTTTTCTTGGAACCAGAAGGCCGGGATAATGAGGAAATCTACCTGCAAGGCTTGTCTACCTCCCTACCAGAGGATGTCCAAATCGAAATGGTTCATTCCATTACCGGGATGGAAAAGGCCCAAATCATCCGTGATGGTTATGCCATTGAGTATGATGTGGTCCGGCCTAGTCAATTGAAGGCTACCTTTGAAACCAAGGCCATTGAAAACCTCTATACCGCAGGTCAGACCAATGGGACCTCGGGTTATGAAGAAGCTGCCGGTCAAGGACTCTATGCGGGCATCAATGCCGTGTTAAAAATCCAAGGCAAGGAAGCCTTTATCCTCGGTCGGGATGAAGCTTACATTGGTGTCTTAGTGGATGACTTGGTCACCAAGGGGACGACCGAGCCTTACCGTCTACTGACTTCTCGGGCTGAATACCGGCTCCTGCTCCGCCACGACAATGCTGACTGGCGCCTGACGGAGAAAGGCTATGAAATCGGCCTGGTCACTGAAGACCGCTACCAAGCCTTTAAGGCCCACCAAGCTGCGGTCAATGAGGAATTGGACCGCTTGGAACATACACGCTTGAAACCAAGCGATGACCTCCAAGCCTATCTCGAATCGAAAGGATCTTCCCGCTTGAAAGACGGGATTTTGGCCTCTGAACTCTTACGTCGACCAGAACTTTCGATTGACGATATCTTAAAATTTGCCCCTGGCGATAAAGACCTGGGCCATAAAGTCTATGAAGAAGTGGCTGTTGCCATTAAGTATGCTGGTTATATTGAAAAGGCGCAAAAACAAGTCAAGCGCCTACGTAAAATGGAAGGTAAGTTGATACCTGAAGATATTGACTACAGTCAAATCGAAGGCCTTGCTACTGAAGCAAAGGACCGCTTATCAACCATTGAACCCAGGACCCTGGCCCAAGCCAGTCGAGTATCTGGAGTCAATCCCGCTGACGTCTCTATCCTAGCCGTCTACCTAGAGAGTGCGACAGTCACAAAAAAGGACGAAACCACTGGAACTAAAGGGAGAAAGAATTCTTGA
- a CDS encoding ABC transporter substrate-binding protein has protein sequence MKRQFFRCIILCSSFLTLFLSGCQGSSSEQSQGQNNTDTYHVGQSLVAGDLDPLNSSWSLASHGVAEYVYQQDPDGNLFSRYIDQLDHVDANTWQASSKNEAKFADGSLVDAPALAECLNEIQEKNPLSNATAGKITFTADDDSHLTIKTERPTQVMDSVLGEWTNVVYKRDGDQVIYSGPYQVKNLQSEEKVEMEPNPHYPDSDQRKNVTITAFNDEAAMKSAFQSEEMDLIAPISPNLKEQLDKSGHKTQSYDAGYQYFALVNIQKPLLQEAKMRQALDLALNRDDYLKALKGGRLPSGLFADIYSFNADVPLEQDTAKAEALLDELGWKKNDQGQREKDGQALELKVATLSFREDLVTIGQMLTSQLEPLGIQVKVEALDNAEDIKTGSPYDLLIYSQHTAPSGEPSYFLNQFFRSDGSNNRFDYSNPEVDQELDQLGQESDPAKRDAIAQSIQEKIINDRPILRLVDPEWHAGIGADLGDYQLYCGDYYIVNPSLGVNK, from the coding sequence ATGAAGCGCCAATTTTTTAGATGCATAATCCTTTGTTCCAGTTTTCTGACCCTCTTCCTTAGCGGTTGCCAAGGCAGCTCGTCTGAGCAAAGTCAGGGTCAAAATAATACCGACACCTACCACGTCGGCCAAAGCCTAGTCGCCGGGGACCTCGATCCCTTGAATTCGAGTTGGTCCCTAGCCAGTCACGGAGTAGCTGAATATGTCTACCAACAAGATCCAGACGGTAATCTATTCTCCCGTTATATTGACCAGTTAGACCATGTGGATGCGAATACCTGGCAAGCTAGCAGTAAAAACGAAGCCAAGTTCGCTGATGGGAGCCTGGTGGATGCCCCAGCCCTGGCTGAATGCCTTAACGAAATCCAAGAAAAGAACCCCTTGTCCAATGCTACAGCCGGTAAGATCACTTTTACCGCTGACGATGATAGCCATCTCACCATCAAAACCGAACGCCCTACCCAAGTCATGGACTCAGTCTTAGGGGAATGGACCAATGTGGTTTATAAGCGCGACGGCGACCAAGTCATTTACTCTGGTCCTTACCAAGTGAAAAACCTGCAGTCCGAAGAAAAAGTGGAAATGGAACCCAACCCCCATTACCCAGACAGCGACCAAAGAAAAAATGTAACCATCACGGCATTTAACGATGAAGCGGCCATGAAGTCAGCTTTCCAATCCGAAGAGATGGATTTAATCGCTCCCATTTCTCCTAATTTAAAGGAACAATTAGACAAATCTGGTCACAAGACCCAGTCCTATGACGCTGGTTACCAATATTTCGCCTTGGTCAACATCCAAAAGCCACTCCTCCAAGAGGCTAAAATGCGCCAAGCCCTTGATTTAGCCCTCAACCGCGATGACTACCTCAAGGCCCTCAAAGGCGGACGGCTACCAAGCGGACTATTTGCGGACATCTATTCCTTCAATGCAGATGTCCCTCTCGAACAAGACACCGCTAAGGCAGAGGCCCTATTGGATGAATTAGGTTGGAAGAAAAATGACCAAGGCCAACGGGAAAAAGATGGCCAAGCCTTAGAACTTAAGGTGGCCACCCTTTCCTTCCGTGAAGACCTGGTAACCATTGGACAAATGTTGACTTCTCAACTCGAGCCTTTAGGTATCCAAGTCAAGGTAGAAGCTTTAGATAATGCGGAAGACATTAAGACCGGGTCGCCTTACGACCTCTTAATCTACAGCCAACACACCGCCCCTTCTGGAGAACCGAGTTACTTCCTCAATCAATTCTTTAGAAGCGACGGGTCCAACAACCGCTTCGATTATAGCAACCCAGAAGTGGACCAAGAACTCGACCAACTTGGTCAAGAATCCGACCCCGCTAAACGCGATGCGATTGCTCAATCCATCCAAGAAAAAATTATTAACGACCGTCCTATCCTTCGCCTAGTCGATCCTGAATGGCATGCTGGCATTGGTGCCGATCTCGGCGATTACCAGCTCTATTGCGGGGACTATTATATCGTTAATCCAAGTTTAGGGGTCAATAAGTAA
- the mnmE gene encoding tRNA uridine-5-carboxymethylaminomethyl(34) synthesis GTPase MnmE gives MFTEGFDTIAAISTAPGEGAIGIVRLSGDQALAIADTVYQMGTKQLANQDSHTIHYGHIVDPQSEQELDEVMVTVLRAPKTYTREDIVEINCHGGMVATDRILQLVLREGARMAEPGEFTKRAFLNGRIDLTQAEAVQDMIRSKTDRSMDQAMKQLDGKLSTKISTLRNRISDAMVQVEVNIDYPEYEEEEMTLELLDQTADTIQAELQRLLTTAKQGKILRDGIETAIIGRPNVGKSSLLNHLLREDKAIVTDIEGTTRDTIEEYVNLRGVPLKLVDTAGIRDTEDVVEKIGVERSRKAMEEADLVLLILNQSEPLQAMDRELLTMTKDSNRIILLNKTDLDPALSLDDLADYADKEEIIKTSITQDQGVDDLEERISQLFFSGQTGDRDATYVSNTRHIDLLQKASQAIAEAKEAISLGTPVDLIQIDFNRAFEFLGEITGENAPDELITKLFSQFCLGK, from the coding sequence ATGTTTACTGAAGGTTTTGATACCATTGCTGCGATTTCAACGGCACCGGGGGAAGGCGCGATTGGGATTGTGCGCTTGTCAGGCGACCAAGCTCTAGCCATTGCCGATACCGTCTACCAAATGGGGACCAAGCAACTGGCCAACCAGGATTCCCATACTATTCATTATGGCCACATTGTTGATCCGCAAAGCGAACAAGAATTGGATGAGGTCATGGTCACTGTTTTGCGCGCGCCTAAGACCTATACCCGCGAAGACATTGTCGAAATTAACTGCCACGGGGGTATGGTGGCCACTGACCGAATCTTGCAATTGGTTCTGAGGGAAGGGGCGCGGATGGCGGAGCCGGGGGAATTTACCAAGCGGGCCTTTCTCAATGGCCGAATTGACTTGACCCAAGCCGAAGCGGTCCAAGACATGATCCGGTCGAAAACGGACCGGTCCATGGACCAAGCCATGAAACAATTAGATGGGAAATTATCCACTAAAATCTCTACTCTACGGAATCGGATTTCGGACGCCATGGTCCAAGTGGAGGTCAACATTGACTATCCGGAATACGAAGAAGAAGAGATGACTCTGGAACTTTTAGACCAAACCGCTGATACTATCCAAGCCGAATTACAAAGGTTACTCACGACGGCTAAGCAAGGCAAGATTCTTCGTGATGGGATTGAAACGGCTATTATTGGCCGGCCCAATGTGGGGAAATCCAGCCTCTTGAACCATCTCTTACGTGAAGACAAGGCCATTGTGACCGATATTGAAGGGACTACCCGCGATACGATTGAAGAATATGTCAACTTACGGGGCGTGCCACTGAAATTAGTCGATACGGCTGGGATTCGCGATACCGAAGATGTCGTCGAAAAGATTGGGGTAGAACGGAGTCGTAAGGCCATGGAAGAAGCTGACCTGGTGCTCTTAATCCTCAACCAAAGTGAACCCTTACAGGCGATGGACCGGGAACTCTTAACCATGACTAAGGACTCCAATCGGATTATTCTCTTGAATAAGACTGATCTCGACCCGGCTTTAAGCCTTGACGACCTGGCCGACTATGCTGATAAGGAAGAGATCATCAAAACCTCGATTACTCAAGACCAAGGGGTGGATGACTTGGAAGAAAGAATTTCTCAGCTCTTCTTCTCGGGCCAAACCGGCGACCGGGATGCTACTTATGTATCCAACACCCGCCACATTGACCTCCTCCAAAAAGCCAGCCAAGCCATTGCTGAAGCCAAGGAAGCCATTAGTCTGGGCACGCCCGTTGATTTAATCCAAATCGACTTTAACCGGGCCTTTGAATTTCTCGGCGAAATTACCGGAGAAAATGCCCCTGATGAATTGATTACTAAACTCTTTAGTCAATTCTGTTTAGGGAAATAG